The following proteins come from a genomic window of Vicinamibacterales bacterium:
- the dut gene encoding dUTP diphosphatase, giving the protein MIPVSIRRLDPSVPLPGYQSPGAAGFDLAASRDVDVPPNAIALIPTGLVIRAPAGHFLGIFARSSTPLKRGLLVANGVGVVDEDYCGPADEVKIQVLNFTRETVRVSKGDRIAQGLFIPVMRAQWNESESDLREGSRGGFGATGG; this is encoded by the coding sequence ATGATTCCCGTCAGCATCCGCCGTCTCGATCCGTCCGTTCCGCTTCCCGGATACCAGTCGCCCGGCGCCGCCGGCTTCGACCTCGCGGCAAGCCGCGACGTCGACGTCCCGCCGAATGCCATCGCGCTGATTCCCACCGGCCTCGTGATCCGCGCCCCGGCCGGGCACTTCCTCGGCATCTTCGCGCGCAGCAGCACGCCGCTGAAGCGCGGCCTCCTCGTCGCCAACGGCGTCGGCGTCGTCGACGAGGATTATTGCGGGCCGGCCGACGAAGTGAAGATCCAGGTGCTGAACTTCACGCGCGAAACGGTGCGGGTGAGCAAAGGGGATCGCATCGCCCAGGGGCTGTTCATCCCGGTGATGCGCGCGCAGTGGAACGAGAGCGAGTCGGACCTGCGCGAGGGATCGCGCGGCGGATTCGGCGCGACCGGCGGATAG
- a CDS encoding efflux RND transporter permease subunit, with the protein MNIAEAFIKRPVATTLLVLTILIFGVMGYVRLPVADLPTVDFPVINVNANLPGANPSTMASSIATPLEKQFATISGITAISSRSSQGNTNISLTFDLDRDIDAAAQDVQTAISRSSRNLPEGMPSPPSYNKSNPTDFPVLFLTLASETLPLAQVNRYAETVLAQRLSMVSGVAQVNVFGAQKYAVRIDLDPTQLAARQIGIDEVSRAVNGSNVNRPTGTLYGPNRNYVVQSTGQLLSADQYRPIVVAYRNGNPVRLEEVARVYDGVENPRNASWYNGKPALYLGIQRQPGTNTVEVVDRVKALLPELQAQLPGSVQLFIRSDRSLSIRESVHDVKLTLGLTVFLVVLVIFLFLRNVSATIIPSLALPFSIIGTFAVMWSLDYSLNNLTLMALTLSVGFVVDDAIVMLENIVRHMEMGKTRMQAALDGSKEIAFTIVSMTVSLAAVFIPILFMGGIVGRLMEEFAVTIGVAILISGLVSLTLTPMLCSRFLKPLHAGHHGRMYNAIERIFDASLRSYAWSLRQTIRFRSATMFVSGLLVLGTVYLFDVVPKGFIPSVDTGQINGSVEFAQGVGYESTVVRMGQLMDILKSDPNVAAFTADSGGGRMNVDLKPRQERDRTADQIIEELRPKLNRVPGVRVTLTNPPAIRIGGGPGGGRGGGGAYQIALQNPDTEELYRVAPEFEANLREIAGLQDVTSDLQLRTPQLSVDLDREQIAALGLTVDQVQSALSSAYSSRQISQIYAPDDEYQVLMQVSPEFQQDPAALSMLYVQGAGGRLIPLSAVVTTRQTVGPQSINHIGQLPSVTLSFNLQPGVALGDALGRVQQMARETLPASVTATPQGTAQAFEESMRGLGWILALAIFVIYVVLGILYESFIHPLTILSGLPAAGFGALLTLLLFKADLDIYAFVGVIMLVGLVKKNGIMMIDFAIESRKEKEISAADAIYEACLVRFRPIMMTTMAALLGTLPIALGWGAGGESRRPLGLAVVGGLLVSQTLTLYITPVFYIYMEKIQEWLTRRRTAKQPVLEGAGAAAK; encoded by the coding sequence ATGAACATCGCCGAAGCCTTCATCAAGCGGCCCGTCGCGACTACGCTGCTCGTCCTGACGATTCTCATTTTCGGCGTGATGGGCTACGTGCGGCTGCCGGTCGCGGACCTTCCGACCGTCGACTTTCCCGTCATCAACGTGAACGCGAACCTGCCGGGCGCCAACCCGAGCACGATGGCCTCGTCGATCGCGACCCCGCTCGAGAAACAGTTCGCGACCATTTCCGGCATTACCGCCATCAGCTCGCGGAGCAGCCAGGGCAACACCAACATCTCGCTGACGTTCGATCTGGACCGCGACATCGACGCCGCCGCGCAGGACGTGCAGACGGCGATCTCGAGATCGTCGCGCAACCTGCCGGAAGGCATGCCGTCGCCGCCGTCGTACAACAAGAGCAACCCGACCGACTTTCCGGTGCTGTTCCTGACGCTGGCGTCGGAGACGCTGCCACTGGCGCAGGTCAACCGCTACGCCGAAACGGTCCTGGCGCAGCGGCTGTCGATGGTGAGCGGCGTGGCGCAGGTCAACGTCTTCGGCGCCCAGAAGTACGCGGTGCGGATCGATCTCGATCCGACGCAGCTGGCGGCGCGGCAGATCGGCATCGACGAGGTGTCGCGCGCGGTGAACGGCTCGAACGTCAACCGGCCGACCGGCACCCTCTACGGCCCCAACCGCAACTACGTCGTGCAGTCGACCGGGCAGCTGCTGTCGGCGGACCAGTACCGGCCGATCGTCGTCGCCTACCGCAACGGCAACCCGGTGCGGCTCGAGGAAGTGGCGCGCGTCTACGACGGGGTCGAGAACCCGCGGAACGCGAGCTGGTACAACGGCAAGCCGGCGCTCTACCTCGGAATCCAGCGTCAGCCCGGCACCAACACGGTCGAAGTCGTCGACCGTGTCAAGGCACTGCTGCCCGAGCTGCAGGCGCAGCTGCCCGGATCGGTTCAGCTCTTCATCCGCAGCGACCGCTCGCTCTCGATCCGCGAGTCGGTCCACGACGTGAAGCTCACGCTCGGGCTCACCGTGTTTCTCGTCGTCCTGGTCATCTTCCTGTTCCTGCGGAATGTGTCGGCGACGATCATCCCCAGCCTCGCGCTGCCGTTCTCGATCATCGGCACCTTCGCGGTCATGTGGTCGCTCGACTACAGCCTCAACAACCTGACGCTGATGGCGCTGACGCTGTCGGTCGGGTTCGTCGTCGACGACGCCATCGTCATGCTGGAGAACATCGTCCGGCACATGGAGATGGGGAAGACCCGGATGCAGGCGGCGCTCGACGGGTCGAAGGAGATCGCCTTCACGATCGTGTCGATGACGGTGTCGCTCGCCGCCGTGTTCATTCCGATCCTCTTCATGGGCGGCATCGTCGGCCGGCTGATGGAGGAATTCGCGGTCACCATCGGCGTCGCGATTCTGATCTCCGGCCTGGTCTCGCTGACGCTGACGCCGATGCTGTGCAGCCGCTTCCTGAAGCCGCTCCACGCCGGGCATCACGGGCGGATGTACAACGCGATCGAGCGGATCTTCGACGCGTCGCTGAGGAGCTACGCCTGGTCGTTGCGGCAGACCATCCGCTTCAGGAGCGCGACGATGTTCGTCTCGGGCCTGCTGGTGCTCGGCACCGTCTACCTGTTCGACGTCGTGCCGAAGGGCTTCATCCCCAGCGTCGACACCGGCCAGATCAACGGCAGCGTCGAGTTCGCCCAGGGCGTCGGCTACGAGTCCACGGTGGTCCGCATGGGCCAGCTGATGGACATCCTGAAGAGCGACCCGAATGTGGCGGCGTTCACCGCCGACTCGGGCGGCGGCCGCATGAACGTCGACCTCAAGCCGCGGCAGGAGCGCGACAGGACGGCGGACCAGATCATCGAGGAGCTGCGTCCGAAGCTGAACCGCGTCCCCGGCGTCCGCGTCACGCTCACCAATCCGCCGGCGATCCGTATCGGCGGCGGTCCGGGGGGAGGACGCGGCGGCGGCGGCGCGTATCAAATCGCGCTGCAGAATCCCGACACCGAGGAGCTGTATCGCGTGGCGCCGGAGTTCGAGGCGAACCTGCGCGAGATCGCCGGCCTGCAGGACGTCACCTCGGACCTGCAGCTGCGCACGCCCCAGTTGAGCGTCGATCTCGATCGCGAGCAGATCGCGGCGCTCGGGCTGACGGTCGATCAGGTGCAATCGGCGCTGTCGTCGGCGTACAGCTCGCGGCAGATTTCACAGATCTACGCGCCCGACGACGAGTATCAGGTATTGATGCAGGTGTCCCCCGAGTTCCAGCAGGATCCGGCGGCGCTCTCGATGCTCTACGTCCAGGGCGCCGGCGGGCGGTTGATTCCGCTGTCGGCGGTCGTCACCACGCGCCAGACCGTCGGTCCGCAATCGATCAACCACATCGGCCAGTTGCCGTCGGTCACGCTGTCGTTCAACCTGCAGCCGGGCGTCGCGCTCGGCGACGCGCTGGGGCGCGTGCAGCAGATGGCGCGCGAGACGCTGCCGGCCAGCGTCACCGCGACGCCGCAGGGCACCGCGCAGGCGTTCGAGGAATCGATGCGCGGCCTCGGCTGGATTCTCGCGCTGGCGATCTTCGTCATCTACGTCGTGCTGGGGATCCTGTACGAGAGCTTCATCCATCCGCTCACGATTCTCTCGGGTCTGCCGGCGGCCGGCTTCGGCGCGCTGCTGACGCTGCTGCTGTTCAAGGCGGACCTCGACATCTACGCCTTCGTCGGCGTCATCATGCTGGTCGGTCTGGTCAAGAAGAACGGCATCATGATGATCGACTTCGCGATCGAGTCGCGCAAGGAGAAGGAGATCTCCGCGGCGGACGCGATCTACGAAGCCTGCCTGGTGCGCTTCCGCCCGATCATGATGACGACGATGGCGGCGCTGCTCGGCACGCTGCCGATCGCGCTCGGCTGGGGGGCCGGCGGCGAATCGCGCCGTCCGCTGGGCCTCGCCGTGGTCGGCGGCCTGCTCGTCTCGCAGACCCTGACGCTCTACATCACGCCGGTCTTCTACATCTACATGGAGAAGATCCAGGAGTGGCTGACGCGCCGCAGGACCGCGAAGCAGCCGGTGCTGGAAGGCGCCGGCGCCGCGGCGAAGTAG